The Caulifigura coniformis genome includes a region encoding these proteins:
- the rfbB gene encoding dTDP-glucose 4,6-dehydratase, with the protein MKVLCVTGGCGFIGSNFIRLMLAGHPGLSILNLDKLTYAGNPENLADIENNSRYAFARGDIADRAFLEEALSRGPVDAVVNFAAESHVDRSILDSGPFVRTNVVGTQVLMDVCRELKIGRFVQVSTDEVYGSLGPDGLFTEDTPLAPNSPYSASKTAGDLLVRAYHHTFGFPAVITRCSNNYGPYQFPEKIIPLFISNALAGQSLPVYGQGLNVRDWIHVEDHCRGVEAALLKGRAGEVYNFGGRCELTNIELTRTLLRLLGKPESLIRHVTDRPGHDLRYAIDCSKAERELGWSPRISFADGLKSTIDWYLGHGEWVEHIRSGEYAKYYEQQYGGRL; encoded by the coding sequence GTGAAAGTTCTGTGCGTGACAGGCGGATGCGGCTTCATCGGGTCGAATTTCATCCGGCTGATGCTGGCCGGACATCCGGGCCTGAGCATCCTCAACCTCGACAAGCTCACCTACGCCGGGAACCCCGAGAACCTGGCCGACATTGAAAACAATTCCCGTTACGCCTTCGCGCGGGGAGACATTGCCGACCGGGCGTTCCTCGAAGAAGCCCTCTCCCGCGGGCCTGTTGATGCGGTCGTGAATTTCGCCGCCGAGAGCCACGTCGACCGCAGCATCCTCGACTCCGGACCGTTCGTCCGCACAAACGTCGTCGGAACGCAGGTGCTGATGGATGTCTGCCGCGAACTGAAAATCGGACGGTTCGTGCAGGTCTCGACTGATGAGGTCTACGGTTCACTGGGACCGGACGGCCTGTTCACCGAAGACACGCCCCTGGCCCCCAATAGCCCCTACTCGGCGTCGAAAACGGCCGGAGACCTGCTGGTCCGCGCCTATCACCACACCTTCGGCTTTCCCGCCGTCATCACCCGCTGCTCGAACAATTACGGCCCCTACCAGTTTCCCGAGAAGATCATCCCGCTGTTCATTTCCAACGCGCTCGCGGGACAGTCGCTCCCGGTCTATGGGCAGGGACTGAACGTGCGCGACTGGATCCACGTCGAGGACCACTGCCGCGGCGTGGAAGCGGCCCTGCTCAAAGGACGCGCCGGGGAGGTCTACAACTTCGGCGGCCGCTGCGAACTGACGAACATCGAACTGACGCGGACCCTGCTGCGGCTGCTCGGCAAACCGGAGTCGCTGATCCGCCATGTCACCGACCGGCCCGGGCACGACCTCCGCTACGCGATCGACTGTTCGAAAGCCGAACGCGAACTGGGATGGTCGCCGCGGATCTCCTTCGCCGACGGCCTGAAAAGCACAATCGACTGGTACCTCGGCCACGGCGAATGGGTCGAGCACATTCGCTCGGGCGAATATGCGAAGTACTACGAGCAGCAGTACGGCGGCCGGCTGTGA